A region of Leclercia adecarboxylata DNA encodes the following proteins:
- the yghX gene encoding YghX family hydrolase — translation MTRMTAKDFPQELLDYYDYYAHGKINKREFLNLAARYAVGGVTALALFNMLKPNYALAEQVKFTDPDILPEYITYPSPDGHGQVRGYLVKPAKATGKVPAVVVVHENRGLNPYIEDVARRVAKAGYIALAPDGLSSVGGYPGNDEEGKILQQKVDPTKLMNDFFAAVGFMQKHPDATGKVGITGFCYGGGVSNAAAVAWPELACAVPFYGRQAPAADVAKIKAPLLLHYAELDKNVNEGWPAYEAALKANGKVYEAYIYPGVNHGFHNDSTPRYDEPAAELAWKRTLGWFEKYLS, via the coding sequence ATGACGCGTATGACCGCCAAAGACTTTCCTCAGGAATTGCTCGACTACTACGATTATTACGCTCACGGCAAAATCAACAAACGTGAGTTCCTCAATCTGGCGGCCCGCTATGCGGTTGGCGGCGTCACGGCGCTGGCGCTGTTTAATATGCTCAAGCCCAATTACGCCCTCGCAGAGCAGGTGAAATTCACCGATCCCGATATTCTGCCGGAGTACATCACCTATCCCTCACCGGACGGGCATGGCCAGGTGCGCGGCTATCTGGTGAAACCGGCTAAAGCCACGGGCAAAGTCCCGGCAGTGGTGGTGGTCCATGAAAACCGCGGCCTCAATCCGTACATTGAGGACGTGGCCCGCCGGGTGGCAAAAGCGGGCTACATCGCCCTGGCGCCGGATGGCTTAAGCTCGGTGGGCGGTTATCCCGGTAACGACGAAGAGGGGAAGATCCTGCAGCAGAAGGTCGACCCGACGAAGCTGATGAACGACTTCTTTGCCGCGGTCGGGTTTATGCAAAAACACCCGGACGCCACCGGCAAGGTGGGGATCACTGGCTTCTGCTATGGCGGCGGGGTCTCTAATGCCGCAGCGGTGGCCTGGCCGGAACTGGCCTGCGCCGTGCCGTTCTATGGCCGACAGGCACCTGCGGCGGATGTCGCCAAAATTAAGGCGCCGTTGCTGCTGCACTACGCCGAGCTCGACAAAAATGTGAATGAAGGCTGGCCGGCTTATGAGGCCGCGCTGAAAGCGAACGGTAAAGTGTATGAGGCGTACATCTATCCCGGGGTGAATCACGGCTTCCACAATGACTCCACTCCGCGCTACGACGAGCCTGCCGCAGAGTTAGCCTGGAAACGGACGTTGGGGTGGTTTGAAAAGTATTTGAGTTAA
- a CDS encoding aldo/keto reductase, with product MPWNASPDRYETMQYRYCGKSGLRLPALSLGLWHSFGHVHALDSQRALLRKAFDCGITHFDLANNYGPPPGSAEENFGRLLRDDFAAYRDELIISTKAGYDMWPGPYGAGGSRKYLLASLDQSLKRMGLEYVDIFYSHRVDENTPMEETASALAQAVQSGKALYVGISSYSPERTQKMAELLREWKIPLLIHQPSYNLLNRWVDKSGLLDTLAANGTGCIAFTPLAQGLLTGKYLNGIPDGSRMQREGKKVRGLTENMLTEANLNSLRLLNEMAQARGQTMAQMALSWLLKDERVTSVLIGASRTEQLEENVQALNNLHFSEEELQRIDQHVADGQLNLWQASSDK from the coding sequence ATGCCCTGGAACGCCTCCCCTGACCGCTACGAGACGATGCAGTACCGCTACTGCGGTAAAAGCGGCCTGCGCTTACCCGCCCTGTCACTCGGCCTGTGGCACAGCTTCGGCCACGTCCACGCCCTCGACTCACAGCGCGCCCTGCTGCGAAAAGCCTTCGATTGCGGCATCACCCATTTTGATCTCGCCAATAACTATGGCCCACCGCCGGGCAGCGCGGAGGAAAATTTTGGCCGCCTGCTGCGCGACGATTTCGCAGCCTATCGCGACGAGCTGATTATCTCCACCAAAGCGGGCTACGACATGTGGCCTGGCCCGTACGGTGCGGGCGGTTCACGCAAGTACCTGCTCGCCAGCCTCGATCAGAGCCTGAAGCGGATGGGGCTGGAGTACGTGGATATCTTCTATTCACACCGGGTAGATGAAAACACCCCAATGGAGGAGACCGCCTCTGCGCTGGCGCAGGCGGTGCAGAGCGGCAAAGCGCTCTACGTCGGTATTTCATCCTATTCGCCGGAGCGGACGCAGAAAATGGCGGAGCTGCTGCGCGAGTGGAAGATCCCGCTGCTTATCCATCAGCCTTCCTACAACCTGCTTAACCGCTGGGTGGACAAGAGCGGATTGCTGGACACCCTGGCCGCCAACGGTACGGGCTGCATCGCCTTTACGCCGCTGGCCCAGGGGCTGCTGACCGGAAAATATCTGAACGGCATTCCTGACGGCTCCCGCATGCAGCGCGAGGGCAAAAAGGTGCGCGGCCTGACGGAAAACATGCTCACCGAAGCCAACCTGAACAGCCTGCGTTTGCTGAACGAGATGGCCCAGGCGCGCGGGCAGACGATGGCGCAGATGGCGCTGAGCTGGCTGCTGAAGGATGAACGCGTGACGTCGGTGCTGATTGGTGCCAGCCGGACGGAGCAGCTGGAGGAGAACGTGCAGGCGCTGAATAATCTGCACTTTAGCGAAGAAGAGCTGCAGCGGATTGACCAGCACGTGGCCGACGGGCAGCTGAATTTGTGGCAGGCGTCGTCGGATAAGTAA
- a CDS encoding TIGR00645 family protein, translating into MERFFENAMYASRWLLAPVYFGLSLALVALCIKFFQEIFHVLPHIFSIAESDLILLLLSLVDMTLVGGLLVMVMFSGYENFVSQLDISSDKEKLSWLGKMDASSLKNKVAASIVAISSIHLLRVFMDAKNIPDNKLMWYVIIHLTFVLSAFVMGYLDKLSRK; encoded by the coding sequence ATGGAACGCTTTTTTGAAAACGCAATGTATGCCTCCCGCTGGCTGTTAGCCCCGGTCTATTTTGGCCTCTCGCTGGCGCTGGTGGCCCTCTGTATTAAATTCTTCCAGGAAATTTTTCACGTCCTGCCGCATATTTTCAGCATCGCAGAATCCGACCTGATCCTGCTGTTGCTGTCGCTGGTGGATATGACCCTGGTGGGTGGCCTGCTGGTGATGGTGATGTTCTCGGGTTATGAGAATTTCGTCTCGCAGCTGGATATCTCCTCGGATAAAGAGAAGCTGAGCTGGCTGGGTAAAATGGATGCCTCGTCGCTGAAAAACAAAGTGGCGGCGTCGATTGTGGCAATCTCTTCCATTCACCTGCTGCGGGTGTTTATGGATGCCAAAAATATCCCGGACAACAAGCTGATGTGGTACGTGATTATTCACCTGACCTTTGTGCTGTCGGCGTTTGTGATGGGGTATCTGGATAAGCTGAGCCGCAAATAA
- a CDS encoding ESA_00282 family adhesion-associated protein gives MNSIFYTVITLLLLTAVVLLLMREFNKSSDAESAHVPAPPERLSKEEGEDHFSVLMNAITPVWYWRVNHEYIDFLHATIKRMNMVEINSIPDLFEAQRRCSDLNSAVYKYYDNIKKRCLNGEKVSHSDLEVMNLRQCFREFSLEAYPSLVVLVWPEYQRPVIKPDQV, from the coding sequence ATGAACAGCATTTTTTATACTGTCATTACTTTGTTATTGCTTACTGCCGTGGTTCTTTTATTGATGCGCGAGTTCAATAAAAGCAGCGATGCAGAGAGCGCGCATGTCCCGGCCCCGCCGGAGCGGTTGTCAAAAGAAGAGGGCGAAGACCATTTTTCAGTGTTAATGAATGCGATTACGCCAGTATGGTACTGGCGCGTTAATCATGAATATATTGATTTCCTCCATGCCACAATTAAACGAATGAATATGGTGGAAATAAATAGCATTCCTGACCTGTTTGAAGCTCAGCGTCGTTGCAGCGATCTTAACTCTGCGGTGTATAAATATTACGACAATATCAAGAAGCGCTGCCTGAACGGTGAAAAAGTGTCGCACTCGGATCTGGAGGTAATGAACCTGCGCCAGTGTTTTCGCGAATTCAGCCTTGAGGCCTATCCGTCGCTGGTGGTGCTGGTGTGGCCGGAATATCAGCGCCCGGTAATAAAGCCCGATCAGGTATAG
- a CDS encoding cytoplasmic protein — MNNVKDVDNNNVYLALDDKKSDEFILEQNLTALKEIKNAEIQRIAKDLLSIPAGLVRLKWQNRREIYPLQVKEEIYGAAINVIMEQRPDLKEKILARLETNYQYLLARETATLRVTRKLADEGYRTSSVTTVALNEDMLAAKADVPPQKP, encoded by the coding sequence ATGAATAACGTGAAGGATGTTGATAACAACAACGTTTATTTAGCTTTAGATGACAAAAAAAGCGATGAATTTATCTTAGAGCAAAACCTTACCGCGCTAAAAGAGATTAAAAACGCGGAAATACAACGCATTGCAAAAGATTTGCTCTCCATTCCGGCCGGTCTGGTACGCCTGAAATGGCAGAATCGCCGGGAAATTTATCCGTTGCAGGTAAAAGAAGAGATCTACGGCGCGGCAATAAACGTCATCATGGAACAACGTCCCGACTTAAAAGAGAAAATACTGGCGCGGCTGGAAACCAATTATCAATATTTGCTGGCACGCGAAACCGCGACCCTGCGCGTCACACGCAAGCTGGCCGATGAAGGCTATCGCACCTCCAGCGTGACGACCGTGGCGTTGAATGAAGACATGCTGGCCGCCAAAGCTGACGTTCCCCCGCAAAAGCCGTAA
- a CDS encoding SDR family oxidoreductase, whose translation MANSQSKIQDPTTQYYTGEYPQQKQPAPGVQSKMDPVPDCGEKTYKGSGRLQDRKALVTGGDSGIGRAAAIAYAREGADVAINYLPAEEEDAQQVKQLIEEAGRKAVLIPGDLSDEKFARSLVHKAHQELGGLDVLALVAGKQVAVEKIADLTTEQFKQTYAVNVLALFWITQEALPLLPAGSSIITTSSIQAYQPSPHLLDYASTKAAILNFSRGLAKQVAETGVRVNVVAPGPIWKALQISGGQTQEKIPQFGQQTPMKRAGQPAELAPVYVYLASQESSYVTAEVHGVCGGEHLG comes from the coding sequence ATGGCAAATTCTCAGAGCAAAATTCAGGATCCGACCACCCAGTACTACACCGGTGAGTATCCGCAGCAGAAACAGCCTGCGCCCGGCGTACAGAGCAAAATGGACCCGGTGCCGGATTGCGGCGAAAAAACCTATAAAGGCAGCGGCAGACTACAGGATCGTAAGGCACTGGTGACAGGGGGCGACTCCGGGATTGGGCGCGCTGCCGCCATCGCTTACGCGCGTGAAGGCGCAGACGTTGCCATCAACTACCTGCCCGCCGAGGAAGAGGACGCTCAACAGGTTAAGCAGCTTATTGAAGAGGCCGGACGCAAGGCGGTGCTTATTCCCGGCGATCTGAGTGATGAAAAATTTGCCCGCTCGCTGGTGCATAAAGCCCATCAGGAACTAGGCGGACTGGACGTGCTGGCGCTGGTGGCCGGTAAGCAGGTGGCGGTGGAGAAGATTGCCGATCTGACCACCGAGCAGTTTAAGCAGACCTATGCCGTAAACGTGCTGGCATTGTTCTGGATAACCCAGGAGGCGCTGCCGCTGCTGCCTGCCGGGTCGAGCATCATCACCACCTCGTCGATTCAGGCCTATCAGCCGAGCCCGCACCTGCTGGACTACGCCTCAACCAAAGCGGCGATCCTCAACTTCAGCCGCGGGCTGGCAAAACAGGTAGCGGAGACCGGCGTGCGCGTCAACGTGGTGGCCCCGGGGCCCATCTGGAAGGCGCTGCAAATCTCCGGCGGCCAGACCCAGGAGAAGATCCCGCAGTTTGGTCAGCAGACCCCGATGAAGCGCGCAGGGCAGCCTGCGGAGCTGGCGCCGGTGTACGTCTATCTGGCGAGTCAGGAATCAAGCTACGTGACGGCAGAAGTGCACGGCGTGTGCGGTGGGGAACATCTGGGATAG
- the exbD gene encoding TonB system transport protein ExbD has translation MAMRLNENLDDNGEMHEINVTPFIDVMLVLLIIFMVAAPLATVDVKVNLPASSSQPQPRPEKPIYLSVKADKSMFLGNDPVTDESVIPALNALTEGKKDTTVFFRADKTVDYETMMKVMDTLHQAGYLKIGLVGEEKTVAK, from the coding sequence ATGGCAATGCGTCTTAATGAAAATCTGGACGATAACGGCGAAATGCACGAAATCAACGTGACGCCGTTTATCGACGTCATGCTGGTTCTGCTGATTATCTTCATGGTTGCGGCGCCGCTGGCGACCGTGGACGTGAAGGTGAATCTGCCTGCGTCATCCAGTCAGCCGCAGCCGCGCCCGGAAAAACCGATTTATCTGTCCGTTAAAGCCGATAAATCCATGTTCCTGGGTAACGATCCGGTGACTGATGAGTCGGTGATCCCGGCGCTGAACGCCCTGACCGAAGGCAAGAAAGACACGACGGTCTTCTTCCGTGCCGATAAAACGGTCGACTACGAAACCATGATGAAGGTAATGGACACGCTGCATCAGGCGGGTTACCTGAAGATAGGTTTAGTCGGCGAAGAGAAGACAGTGGCTAAATAA
- the exbB gene encoding tol-pal system-associated acyl-CoA thioesterase: MGNNLMQTDLSVLGMYHHADIVVKIVMIGLILASVVTWAIFFSKSAELISHKRRLKREQQQLAEARTLNQASDMASSFQAKSLTTQLINEAQNELELSAGSEDNEGIKERTGFRLERRVAAIGRHMGRGNGYLATIGAISPFVGLFGTVWGIMNSFIGIAQTQTTNLAVVAPGIAEALLATAIGLVAAIPAVVIYNIFARMIGSYKATLGDVAAQVLLLQSRDLDLSASAAKPVRSAQKFHVG; this comes from the coding sequence GTGGGTAATAATTTGATGCAGACGGATCTCTCCGTCTTGGGCATGTATCATCATGCCGACATCGTGGTGAAGATTGTCATGATCGGCCTGATTCTGGCGTCTGTCGTCACCTGGGCTATTTTCTTTAGTAAGAGCGCTGAGCTTATTTCGCATAAGCGTCGTCTTAAGCGCGAGCAGCAGCAGCTGGCCGAAGCCCGCACCCTGAATCAGGCGAGCGACATGGCTTCTTCCTTCCAGGCGAAGAGCCTGACCACCCAGTTAATCAACGAAGCACAGAACGAGCTGGAACTTTCCGCAGGCAGTGAAGACAACGAAGGTATTAAAGAGCGTACCGGCTTCCGCCTGGAGCGTCGCGTTGCGGCTATTGGCCGTCATATGGGACGCGGCAACGGCTACCTGGCGACCATCGGTGCTATTTCACCGTTCGTCGGTCTGTTCGGTACCGTCTGGGGCATCATGAACAGCTTCATCGGCATTGCCCAGACGCAAACCACCAACCTCGCGGTTGTGGCACCCGGCATCGCCGAAGCGCTGCTGGCGACGGCCATTGGTCTGGTCGCGGCCATCCCGGCGGTGGTTATCTATAACATCTTCGCCCGTATGATCGGCAGCTACAAAGCGACCCTCGGCGACGTTGCCGCTCAGGTTCTGCTGCTGCAAAGCCGCGATCTGGATCTCAGCGCCAGCGCTGCGAAGCCGGTCCGTTCTGCTCAGAAATTTCACGTAGGTTGA
- the metC gene encoding cystathionine beta-lyase: protein MKEKHLDTTLVQAGRSKKYTLGSVNSVIQRASSLVFDTVEAKKHATRNRANGELFYGRRGTLTHFSLQEAMCELEGGAGCALFPCGAAAVANTILAFVEQGDHILMTNTAYEPSQDFCTKILSKLGVTTGWFDPQIGAGIAELIQPNTRIVFLESPGSITMEVHDVPAIVEAVRSKAPDAIIMIDNTWAAGVLFKALDFGIDISIQAATKYLIGHSDGMIGTAVSNARCWEQLRENAYLMGQMVDADTAYMTSRGLRTLSVRLRQHHESSLQVARWLAQHPQVARVNHPALPGSIGHEFWQRDFTGSSGLFSFVLNKRLSNDELSAYLDNFSLFSMAYSWGGFESLILPNQPEQIAALRPGGEVDFTGTLIRLHIGLENVDDLIADLEAGFARIE, encoded by the coding sequence ATGAAAGAGAAGCATCTTGATACTACCCTCGTCCAGGCGGGACGCAGTAAGAAATATACCCTTGGCTCGGTGAACAGCGTCATCCAGCGCGCCTCGTCGCTGGTGTTTGATACCGTCGAAGCGAAAAAGCACGCCACCCGCAACCGGGCCAACGGCGAGCTGTTTTACGGACGTCGCGGGACGCTAACCCATTTCTCGTTACAGGAAGCGATGTGCGAGCTGGAAGGCGGCGCGGGCTGCGCGCTGTTCCCCTGCGGCGCGGCGGCGGTAGCGAATACCATTCTGGCGTTCGTCGAGCAGGGCGACCATATCCTGATGACCAACACCGCCTATGAGCCAAGCCAGGACTTCTGCACCAAAATCCTCAGCAAGCTGGGCGTCACCACCGGCTGGTTCGACCCGCAGATTGGCGCCGGGATCGCCGAACTGATCCAGCCTAATACCCGAATTGTATTCCTGGAATCGCCGGGCTCCATCACTATGGAAGTGCATGACGTGCCTGCCATCGTAGAGGCGGTGCGCAGCAAAGCGCCGGACGCCATCATCATGATCGATAACACCTGGGCGGCGGGCGTGCTGTTTAAGGCGCTCGATTTTGGTATCGATATTTCTATCCAGGCGGCGACCAAATACCTGATTGGCCACTCTGACGGCATGATCGGCACTGCGGTCTCTAACGCCCGCTGCTGGGAGCAATTGCGTGAGAATGCCTATCTGATGGGCCAGATGGTGGATGCCGATACCGCCTACATGACCAGCCGCGGCCTGCGCACCCTGAGCGTGCGCCTGCGTCAGCATCATGAAAGCAGCCTGCAGGTTGCCCGCTGGCTGGCGCAGCATCCGCAGGTGGCGCGCGTTAATCATCCGGCGCTGCCGGGCAGCATCGGGCATGAGTTCTGGCAACGTGACTTTACGGGCAGCAGCGGTCTGTTCTCGTTTGTGCTCAATAAGCGCCTGAGCAACGACGAACTCTCCGCGTATCTGGACAACTTCTCGCTGTTCAGCATGGCCTATTCGTGGGGCGGCTTTGAATCGCTGATTTTACCCAACCAGCCAGAGCAGATTGCGGCCCTGCGTCCGGGCGGTGAAGTGGACTTTACCGGCACCCTGATCCGCCTGCATATCGGCCTGGAAAACGTCGACGATTTAATCGCCGATCTGGAAGCCGGGTTTGCGCGAATCGAATAG
- the yghB gene encoding DedA family general envelope maintenance protein YghB yields the protein MAVIQDIIAALWQHDFAALADPHVVGIVYFVMFATLFLENGLLPASFLPGDSLLLLAGALIGKGVMDFTPTMVILTSAASLGCWLSYLQGRWLGNTRVVKSWLAQLPHKYHQRATCMFDRHGLLALLAGRFLAFVRTLLPTMAGISGLSNRRFQFFNWLSALLWVGVVTTLGYALNMIPFVKHHEDQVMTFLMILPIFLLVAGLLGTIVVVIRKKYCSA from the coding sequence ATGGCTGTTATTCAAGATATTATCGCTGCACTCTGGCAACACGATTTTGCAGCACTGGCGGACCCGCACGTGGTTGGGATTGTCTATTTCGTCATGTTCGCCACGCTGTTTCTGGAAAATGGGTTACTGCCCGCCTCCTTTTTACCGGGCGACAGCCTGCTGCTGCTGGCAGGCGCGTTAATCGGTAAAGGGGTCATGGACTTCACTCCCACCATGGTGATCCTCACCTCGGCCGCCAGCCTGGGCTGCTGGCTCAGCTATCTGCAGGGCCGCTGGCTCGGCAATACGCGGGTGGTGAAAAGCTGGCTGGCGCAGCTGCCGCATAAATACCACCAGCGGGCGACCTGCATGTTCGATCGCCACGGCCTGCTGGCGCTGCTGGCCGGGCGTTTCCTGGCGTTTGTCCGCACCTTGCTGCCCACCATGGCGGGCATTTCCGGGCTCTCTAACCGCCGCTTCCAGTTCTTTAACTGGCTGAGCGCCCTGCTGTGGGTCGGCGTGGTGACCACGCTCGGCTACGCGTTAAATATGATCCCCTTTGTGAAACATCATGAAGATCAGGTCATGACCTTCCTGATGATCCTGCCGATTTTCCTGCTGGTGGCGGGCCTGTTGGGGACGATTGTGGTGGTGATCCGCAAGAAGTACTGCAGCGCCTGA
- a CDS encoding AraC family transcriptional regulator produces MKRDAICQQLTEQINRLKDNENNLDTLLPDVRLLYGTQPYARTPVMYQPGIIFLFSGHKIGYINERVFRYDTNEYLLLTVPLPFECETFATETVPLAGIRLNIDILQLQELLMDIGEDELFRPSMAASGINSATLTDEILCAIERLLDVMERPLDARILGKQIVREILYHVLLGPGGGALLALVSRQTHFSLIGRVLKRIESQYTENLSVDQLAAEANMSVSAFHHNFKSVTSTSPLQYLKSYRLHKARMLMIHDGMKASAAALRVGYESASQFSREFKRYFGVTPGEDAARIRTMQG; encoded by the coding sequence ATGAAACGTGACGCGATCTGTCAGCAGCTAACGGAACAAATTAACAGGCTGAAAGATAATGAAAATAATCTCGACACCCTGCTGCCGGACGTTCGCCTGCTGTACGGCACCCAGCCCTACGCCCGCACTCCGGTGATGTACCAGCCGGGTATCATTTTTCTCTTTTCCGGCCACAAAATTGGCTATATCAACGAGCGCGTCTTCCGTTACGACACCAACGAATATCTGCTCCTGACAGTACCTTTACCCTTCGAATGTGAAACCTTCGCGACAGAGACGGTCCCGCTGGCAGGGATCCGCTTAAATATTGACATTCTGCAGCTCCAGGAGCTGCTGATGGACATTGGCGAGGATGAACTGTTTCGCCCGTCGATGGCGGCGAGCGGCATCAACTCCGCCACCCTGACGGATGAGATCCTCTGCGCCATTGAACGACTGCTGGATGTGATGGAGCGCCCGCTGGATGCGCGCATTTTGGGCAAGCAGATTGTGCGCGAGATCCTCTACCACGTCCTGCTCGGGCCGGGCGGCGGGGCGCTGCTGGCGCTGGTCAGCCGTCAGACCCACTTCAGCCTCATTGGCCGGGTGCTAAAGCGCATCGAGAGCCAGTACACCGAAAACCTGAGCGTGGACCAGCTGGCGGCCGAGGCCAACATGAGCGTGTCGGCGTTCCACCATAACTTCAAATCGGTGACCAGCACCTCGCCGCTGCAGTATCTCAAGAGCTACCGCCTGCACAAGGCGCGCATGTTAATGATTCACGACGGCATGAAGGCCAGCGCCGCCGCGCTGCGGGTGGGGTATGAGAGCGCCTCGCAGTTCAGCCGTGAGTTCAAGCGCTACTTTGGCGTAACGCCAGGGGAAGATGCGGCGCGGATCAGAACAATGCAGGGGTAG
- the yqhD gene encoding alcohol dehydrogenase: MNNFNLHTPTRILFGKGAIADLREQIPADARVLITYGGGSVKKNGVLDQVYSALEGLDVREFGGIEPNPSYETLMNAVKIAREEQITFLLAVGGGSVLDGTKFIAAAAHYDENIDPWHILQTGGSDIKSAIPMGSVLTLPATGSESNKGAVISRKTTGDKQAFMNEHVQPVFAVLDPVYTYTLPPRQVANGVVDAFVHTVEQYVTYPVNAKIQDRFAEGILLTLIEDGPLALQEPENYEVRANVMWAATQALNGLIGAGVPQDWATHMLGHELTAMHGLDHAQTLAVVLPALWNEKRDTKRGKLLQYAERVWGITAGSEDERIDAAIAATRNFFEQLGVPTRLSGYGLDGSSIPALLAKLEEHGMTQIGEHHDITLDVSRRIYEAAR, encoded by the coding sequence ATGAACAATTTCAATCTGCATACCCCGACCCGCATCCTGTTTGGTAAAGGCGCTATCGCCGACCTGCGCGAGCAGATCCCGGCCGATGCCCGCGTGCTGATCACCTACGGCGGCGGCAGCGTGAAGAAAAATGGCGTGCTGGATCAGGTCTACTCCGCGCTGGAAGGTCTGGACGTGCGTGAGTTTGGCGGCATCGAGCCAAACCCGTCTTACGAAACGCTGATGAACGCGGTGAAAATCGCCCGTGAAGAGCAGATCACCTTCCTGCTGGCGGTAGGCGGTGGTTCCGTACTGGACGGCACCAAGTTTATCGCCGCAGCGGCCCACTACGATGAAAACATCGACCCGTGGCATATCCTGCAAACCGGCGGCAGCGACATCAAAAGCGCCATCCCGATGGGCTCCGTGCTGACCCTCCCGGCTACCGGCTCCGAGTCCAACAAAGGCGCGGTGATCTCTCGTAAAACCACCGGCGACAAGCAGGCCTTTATGAACGAGCACGTGCAGCCGGTATTTGCGGTGCTGGATCCGGTTTACACCTACACCCTGCCGCCGCGCCAGGTGGCGAACGGCGTGGTGGATGCCTTTGTTCATACCGTTGAGCAGTACGTCACTTATCCGGTGAACGCCAAAATTCAGGATCGTTTCGCCGAGGGCATTCTGCTGACCCTGATCGAAGACGGCCCGCTGGCGCTGCAGGAGCCAGAAAACTACGAGGTGCGTGCCAACGTGATGTGGGCCGCGACTCAGGCGCTGAACGGCCTGATTGGTGCCGGCGTGCCGCAGGACTGGGCAACCCATATGCTGGGCCACGAGCTGACGGCGATGCACGGCCTCGATCATGCCCAGACCCTGGCGGTGGTACTGCCTGCGCTGTGGAACGAAAAACGCGATACCAAACGCGGCAAACTGCTGCAGTACGCTGAGCGCGTCTGGGGTATTACCGCCGGTTCTGAAGATGAGCGCATCGATGCCGCCATTGCCGCTACCCGCAACTTCTTCGAGCAGCTTGGCGTGCCAACGCGCCTCTCCGGCTACGGCCTGGACGGGAGCTCCATCCCTGCCCTGCTGGCAAAACTCGAAGAGCACGGCATGACACAAATCGGCGAACATCACGACATTACCCTCGACGTCAGCCGCCGTATTTACGAGGCCGCGCGCTAA
- the dkgA gene encoding 2,5-didehydrogluconate reductase DkgA, which translates to MANQTVIKLQDGNVMPQLGLGVWKAGNDEVVSAIHKALEVGYRSIDTAAAYKNEDGVGKALASAGLPRDELFITTKLWNDDQKRPAEALQESLDKLQLDFVDLYLMHWPVPAIDHYVEAWQGMLDLQKAGLVKSVGVCNFQVHHLQRLIDETGVAPVINQIELHPLMQQRQLHSWNATHKIQTESWSPLAQGGEGVFDQKIIRDLADKYGKTPAQIVIRWHLDCGLVVIPKSVTPSRIAENFNVWDFRLDKDELGEIAKLDKGKRLGPDPDQFGG; encoded by the coding sequence ATGGCAAACCAAACCGTAATCAAGCTTCAGGACGGCAACGTAATGCCCCAGTTGGGGCTCGGCGTATGGAAAGCCGGTAACGACGAGGTCGTCTCCGCCATTCACAAAGCACTGGAAGTCGGCTATCGCTCCATTGATACCGCTGCCGCCTACAAAAATGAAGACGGCGTCGGCAAGGCTCTTGCCAGCGCTGGCCTGCCCCGCGATGAGTTATTCATTACCACCAAGCTGTGGAACGACGACCAGAAGCGTCCGGCAGAAGCCCTGCAGGAGAGTCTGGACAAGCTGCAGCTCGACTTTGTCGATCTCTACCTGATGCACTGGCCGGTTCCGGCTATCGATCACTATGTCGAGGCCTGGCAAGGGATGCTCGACCTGCAAAAAGCCGGGCTGGTGAAGAGCGTCGGGGTCTGTAACTTCCAGGTCCACCATCTGCAACGACTGATTGATGAGACGGGCGTCGCCCCGGTAATCAACCAGATTGAACTGCACCCGCTGATGCAGCAGCGTCAGCTGCACTCCTGGAATGCGACCCACAAGATCCAGACTGAATCCTGGAGCCCGCTGGCGCAGGGCGGTGAAGGGGTGTTCGATCAGAAGATCATCCGCGACCTGGCCGACAAGTACGGCAAAACCCCGGCACAGATTGTCATTCGCTGGCATCTGGACTGCGGACTGGTGGTGATCCCGAAATCCGTTACGCCATCGCGCATCGCGGAAAACTTCAACGTCTGGGATTTCCGTCTGGATAAAGACGAACTGGGTGAAATTGCGAAGCTGGATAAAGGCAAGCGTTTAGGCCCGGATCCGGACCAGTTTGGCGGGTAA